A window of Pseudomonas alcaliphila JAB1 genomic DNA:
CATTTTTTTACCGGAAAGCCCATTCTGGTGGCGTCTGCCGCTTTTTCGGCGCCGTTAAGTCGGCGCGACGGACGGTATCGCACCCCGGGTGGGCGTCGAACGGGTCGTAAAATTTTCTTGACGATGGGCGCGACGGTTCCGGTCGTCGAGGGCTGCGTCGATATCCCTTGTCTTGAGCGGTAAGGCTATTTCCTTGGGCAGGTTCATGTGTTAAGAAAAACGCACAAATCACCCTCCCACGTTGTTCATCTCAGGAAACCTCATGTCACTGCGTATCTGCATCCTGGAAACTGACATCCTCCGCCCCGAACTGGTCGACCAGTACCAGGGTTATGGCCACATGTTCGAGCAGCTGTTCGCTCAACAGACGGTCACGGCAGAGTTCAGTGTCTATAACGTGGTGGAAGGGCATTACCCGCCCGATAGCGAGAAATTCGATGCCTATCTGGTGACTGGCAGCAAGGCGGATTCTTTCGGCAGCGATCCCTGGATTCAGACCCTCAAGGAGTATCTGCTCGAGCGCTACAAGCGCGGCGACAAGCTGCTGGGCATCTGTTTTGGCCATCAACTGCTGGCGCTGCTGCTTGGTGGCAAGGCCGAGCGTGCCGAACAGGGTTGGGGCGTTGGCGTGCACAGTTATCGTCTGGCAGGCAAGCCTGAGTGGATGAGCCCGGCTCTGGACGAACTGCAACTGTTGATCAGCCACCAAGATCAGGTCACCCGCCTGCCGGAGAAGGCCACGCTGCTGGCTTCCAGTGACTTCTGCCCGATTGGCGCCTACCACATCGAGGATCAGGTGCTGTGCTTCCAGGGGCATCCAGAGTTCGTTCACGACTACTCGCGGGCATTGCTCGATCTGCGCCAGCAGCACCTCGGTGAGCAGGTCTATCAGCAGGGCGTGGACAGCCTCAAGCATTCGCAGCAGGGCAGTGCAGTGGCTGAGTGGATGATGCGCTTTGTCGCTCAAGGCAAGGAAAGCAAGGCCTGAGCCTGATTCGGTCCATGAAAAAAACCGGTTTTCCGTAATGCTGTTCACTTAAGAAACGGTCGAGCACGATCAGTCCCCTCGCCCCTCCGGGGAGAGGGTTAGGGCGGGCCGCGTTCGGAGAGGGGGAAACTGGCAGTTTTGCGGTGTTTTCTGCCCTCTCCCCCAGCCCCTCTCCCATAAATGGGAGAGGGGAGCCAAACGTGTGCAACCTTAAGTGAACAGCATTACCGGTTTTCCGGGCTTTTTCATGCCTGCTGGGTGAGCACGAAGTAAGGCGAGAGCTTTTCGCTTCTGCTTGGCGGTGGGCTGCTACGTTGCCGCTTGAGACTCTCGGCCAGGTCCAGGTGGTGAGCCAGCTTGTGGCTGCATTCGATATTGCGCGCCACGGCACCGGCCGAGCTTTTGCCAATACCGCCGAGCGCGAGCAGGGTGGTCAGCAGGGACAGACTGGCGAGCATCAGCAGGCGAGTGCGTTGAGTTCTGATCATGGCCGTTCCCTCATCCCTGCGAGAGCGCGCCGAGCAGGGCGGGCAAATAAGTGATCAGGCTGTGCAGTGGGCCTGGTTGTTCAAAGGCTGGAGTGCTTGGCTGCAAGGTGGCGTAACTCACGACCAGCACCGTCGAGGTGCTGATCAGGTACAGGCCGATGGCAGCGAGGGCGCCGTTGCGGGCCGCTTGAGAGAGGCGGGACATGTTCTGTGCTCCAGGTCAGGAGTGGGTGTGGGCACAGAATCGTCGAAGTCATTTCGATTGAATAATGGATGCTCTGCAGAATAACTATCGATGGATTTGATAGCAGGCGCGAGTTGCCTGCTCGCTCCGGCATCCCGCGTTATACCTCACGCGGACGCCAGCTCCTTGTCCATGTTGCTGATGCATTCGCTCATGGCCTGCTGACAACGCTCCATCAGCGCGGGCATGTCGTCCAGGCTCAGGCCGGCAGTAGGGATTGCCGGCAGCGAGCGAATCAGAATGCGGCCGCTGTTCCAGCGATTCAGGCGCATGGCTTTGCTGTAGTTGCTCACGCACACCGGGATGATCGGAACACCGGCCGTGATCGCCATCTGAAACGCGCCTTTCTTGAACGGCAGCAGGCCTCGGCCAAGGTTGCGCGTGCCTTCCGGGAAGACCCAGATCGAAGTGTCGCGATTGCGCAGGGTTTCGGTGGTGGTCAGCATTGCGCGTTTGGCGGCCACGGCATTGCTGCGATCGATCAGCACGTTACCGGCCAGCCAGTAGAGCTGACCGAAGAATGGCACCCACTTGAGGCTCTTCTTGCCGATGCTCACGGTGCGCTCCGGTACCACGCGGCCAAGCACGTAGAGGTCGAAGTTGGACTGGTGGTTGGCGATGATCACGCAGGAGCGCTGGTGTTCTAAAAGCGGGCGTACGTCGGTCTTCAGCTTCAGGCGCAGCAGGCATAGTGCGGGCAGCGAATAAAGACGTGCGCAGAGGCGGCTGTTGTCGGGGTTGAACGGGCGGCACAGGCCGAGCAGCAGGCCAAGCAGACCGGCCAGGATGAAATGCACGCCCATCAGCAGCATGCGCAAGACGTAGAGCATTGGGGAGAACCGTCAGGGAAGGGGCGCGCAGTGTACGGGCGTTCACTCTGTCGGGCAATTGCTCGAAACTACCGCTTGGCGTGCGTAACGTCATGAATTGTCGCAGAACTTGTCGGTTTCCATGCCCATGCAGAAAGGGCGCCTCACTGCGCCCTTCAATGCTTACTCGGTCTCGGTTTTGGCCGGCTTACCTGGCAGCAGGCCGTCTGCGCGGAACATCGCCTTGATGCCGCGCAGCGCCTGACGGCTGCGGTCCTGGTTTTCGATCAGGGCGAAGCGCACATGGTCGTCGCCATAGTCGCCAAAACCCAATCCAGGCGAGACGCAGACCTTGGCTTCTGCCAGCAGCTTCTTGGCGAACTCCAGCGAGCCCAGGTGCGCATAGGCCTCGGGAATCTTGGCCCAGATGTACATGGAAGCCTTGGGCTTTTCCACCATCCAGCCGATCTCGTGCAGGCCCTTGACCAGCAGGTTGCGCCGCTGACGATACTGTTCGGCGATATCGCGCACGCACTGCTGGTCGCCTTCCAGCGCAGCGATGGCCGCCACCTGCAGCGGGGTGAAGGTGCCGTAGTCGTGGTAGCTCTTGATCCGTGCCAGGGCGCTGACCAGCTCGGGGTTACCGACCATGAAGCCGATGCGCCAGCCGGCCATGTTGTAGCTCTTGGACAGGGTGAAGAACTCCACTGCGATGTCCTTGGCGCCGGGTACCTGCATGATCGACGGGGCTTTCCAGCCGTCATAAACGATGTCCGCGTAAGCCAGGTCGTGAATCACCAGTACGTCGTACTGCTTGGCCAGGGTTACCACGCGCTCGAAGAAGTCCAGCTCCACGCACTGTGCGGTGGGGTTGGAGGGGAAACCGAGGATCATCATCTTCGGCTTGGGAATCGATTCGCGAATCGCTCGTTCCAGTTCGGCGAAGAAATCCACACCCGGTACCAGCGGCACGGAACGCACCTGGGCGCCGGCGATCACCGCGCCGTAGATATGGATCGGGTAACTGGGGTTGGGTACCAGCACCGTGTCGCCGTGGTCCAGGGTGGCGAGCATCAGGTGCGCCAGGCCTTCCTTGGAGCCGATGGTGACGATGGCTTCGCTTTCCGGGTCGATCTCCACCTCGTAGCGATCCTTGTACCAGCGCGAGATGGCGCGGCGCAGGCGCGGAATACCGCGAGAGGTGGAGTAGCCGTGGGTATCTTCACGCTGGGCGACCTGCACGAGCTTCTCGACGATGTGCGGCGGAGTCGCCCCGTCGGGGTTACCCATGGAAAAGTCGATGATGTCTTCGCCGCGACGGCGCGCAGCCATCTTCAGTTCGGCGGTGATGTTGAAGACGTAGGGGGGGAGACGGTCGATGCGCGCAAAGCGGCGCTTGGCGTTATCAGCCATGATTTCCTCGAAGTACGTAAGCGCCCGGAACCGTCCGAGCGACGTTGGCCGCATCTGGCGGCCTGGCGAGAAGATAAGCGCAGCGGGGGATTCTGTCGAGCATTGGCTGAGCCCCAGGCAGGGGCTCAGCCAATCATCAGTCGAGGCAGGTCTCA
This region includes:
- a CDS encoding 1-acylglycerol-3-phosphate O-acyltransferase; translation: MLYVLRMLLMGVHFILAGLLGLLLGLCRPFNPDNSRLCARLYSLPALCLLRLKLKTDVRPLLEHQRSCVIIANHQSNFDLYVLGRVVPERTVSIGKKSLKWVPFFGQLYWLAGNVLIDRSNAVAAKRAMLTTTETLRNRDTSIWVFPEGTRNLGRGLLPFKKGAFQMAITAGVPIIPVCVSNYSKAMRLNRWNSGRILIRSLPAIPTAGLSLDDMPALMERCQQAMSECISNMDKELASA
- the alaC gene encoding alanine transaminase; the encoded protein is MADNAKRRFARIDRLPPYVFNITAELKMAARRRGEDIIDFSMGNPDGATPPHIVEKLVQVAQREDTHGYSTSRGIPRLRRAISRWYKDRYEVEIDPESEAIVTIGSKEGLAHLMLATLDHGDTVLVPNPSYPIHIYGAVIAGAQVRSVPLVPGVDFFAELERAIRESIPKPKMMILGFPSNPTAQCVELDFFERVVTLAKQYDVLVIHDLAYADIVYDGWKAPSIMQVPGAKDIAVEFFTLSKSYNMAGWRIGFMVGNPELVSALARIKSYHDYGTFTPLQVAAIAALEGDQQCVRDIAEQYRQRRNLLVKGLHEIGWMVEKPKASMYIWAKIPEAYAHLGSLEFAKKLLAEAKVCVSPGLGFGDYGDDHVRFALIENQDRSRQALRGIKAMFRADGLLPGKPAKTETE
- a CDS encoding amidotransferase; this translates as MSLRICILETDILRPELVDQYQGYGHMFEQLFAQQTVTAEFSVYNVVEGHYPPDSEKFDAYLVTGSKADSFGSDPWIQTLKEYLLERYKRGDKLLGICFGHQLLALLLGGKAERAEQGWGVGVHSYRLAGKPEWMSPALDELQLLISHQDQVTRLPEKATLLASSDFCPIGAYHIEDQVLCFQGHPEFVHDYSRALLDLRQQHLGEQVYQQGVDSLKHSQQGSAVAEWMMRFVAQGKESKA